In a single window of the Rhodoligotrophos appendicifer genome:
- a CDS encoding peptidoglycan-binding domain-containing protein: MAEILVKDVLEDTSPVLSLRGAVCLGLVCLFAGAISYNALFAQAGKQLLAPNNVAGVQPSARPKAQALPAAKPAALPSSAVSKTPMGETPAKPATASLIGSIQSELSLLGYYTGPVDGTDGAATQAAIRAYQSKRGLPVTGQATAGLLEDVVADAQFLKASQFGAEGATTAAPSTAAAAPPAALAPVAGDEGEREKTKLIQQGLAELGYSPGPADGIAGAQTRQAISQFQKDRDLPATGQIDGATLRELGKVTGVTSFRDG, from the coding sequence ATGGCGGAGATCCTCGTGAAGGACGTGCTTGAGGACACAAGCCCGGTCCTCTCCCTGCGCGGTGCGGTCTGCCTGGGGCTGGTCTGCCTGTTTGCAGGGGCCATCTCCTATAATGCGCTGTTCGCCCAGGCCGGGAAGCAGTTGCTCGCGCCCAACAATGTGGCCGGCGTCCAGCCGTCAGCCCGGCCCAAAGCCCAAGCCCTTCCCGCTGCCAAGCCGGCCGCATTGCCCTCGTCGGCGGTCTCCAAGACGCCGATGGGAGAGACTCCGGCCAAGCCCGCGACCGCGTCGCTGATCGGGTCGATCCAGAGCGAGCTGAGCCTGCTCGGCTATTATACGGGGCCCGTGGACGGCACGGACGGCGCGGCGACACAAGCCGCGATCAGAGCCTATCAGAGCAAGCGCGGGCTGCCGGTGACGGGCCAGGCCACGGCGGGATTGCTGGAGGATGTGGTTGCGGATGCCCAATTCCTGAAGGCGAGCCAGTTCGGCGCCGAGGGAGCGACAACTGCGGCACCGTCGACGGCGGCCGCGGCGCCCCCGGCGGCATTGGCTCCCGTGGCGGGCGATGAGGGCGAGCGGGAGAAGACGAAGCTGATCCAGCAGGGATTGGCCGAGCTCGGCTATTCGCCCGGTCCTGCCGACGGGATCGCGGGAGCGCAGACCCGCCAGGCCATCTCGCAGTTTCAGAAGGATAGAGATCTGCCGGCGACGGGCCAAATCGATGGGGCCACTTTGCGGGAACTGGGGAAGGTGACCGGCGTGACCTCGTTCCGGGACGGATAA
- a CDS encoding DUF5330 domain-containing protein, producing MFLVRIAIVLFIVVLLLPIGNDESRDSATAESAEVSTGQFVDAAVSAAYDVTGICGRQPVVCQIGGEIWTTFQRKASHLGAMVYDWANGEKPATPLLRRDDSIRMQNAADGVHSDAGPRGDRMTDPFNTLTDRDLVPAWKAPKASPT from the coding sequence ATGTTTTTAGTACGCATAGCCATAGTGCTGTTTATCGTCGTCCTGCTCTTGCCCATCGGCAATGACGAATCGCGGGATTCGGCCACTGCGGAGTCCGCCGAGGTCTCGACCGGACAATTCGTCGATGCCGCCGTCTCCGCAGCCTATGACGTGACCGGCATTTGCGGGCGCCAGCCCGTGGTCTGTCAGATCGGCGGGGAGATCTGGACGACCTTCCAGCGCAAGGCCAGCCACCTCGGCGCCATGGTCTATGACTGGGCCAATGGTGAAAAGCCGGCGACGCCGCTGCTGCGCCGCGACGACAGCATCCGCATGCAGAATGCGGCGGATGGCGTCCATTCCGATGCGGGTCCGCGCGGTGATCGGATGACCGATCCCTTCAACACCCTCACCGATCGCGATCTGGTGCCGGCCTGGAAGGCGCCCAAGGCCTCTCCGACCTGA
- a CDS encoding molybdopterin cofactor-binding domain-containing protein, translating into METAQIVKAMGTERPVKLLWTREDDIKGGYYRPASLHRVTAALDRNGDLLSWQQRIVRQGVADMPPNRNRDEQTTEAQGEPAFTELPYDLSDVRIELQQPQSKVPVGLWRSSAHADMAYVVETFIDDLAYTADIDPVSYRRRMMGSDPRYEGVLDRVVEAAGWHGSQQGSAFRGVALHRTRGTYVAMIAEIVFPSETRFTVRKVWCAVDCGIVINPQLVRSQIEGGLGFGLGAALRERVTFVHGRVLQSNFHDYQPLKMSEMPEVEVHLVDSEAAPTGVGEAGVPPIAPAVANAIFAGTGIRIRQLPFSSTRLIRR; encoded by the coding sequence ATTGAGACGGCCCAGATCGTCAAGGCGATGGGGACGGAGCGGCCGGTCAAGCTCTTGTGGACCCGGGAAGACGACATCAAAGGCGGTTACTATCGACCGGCCTCGCTGCACCGGGTGACGGCGGCCCTGGACCGCAATGGTGACCTCCTGTCCTGGCAACAGCGCATCGTCCGCCAGGGCGTGGCGGACATGCCGCCCAACCGAAACAGGGACGAGCAGACGACAGAGGCCCAAGGCGAGCCCGCCTTCACCGAGCTGCCCTACGACCTCAGCGACGTCCGAATCGAGCTGCAGCAGCCGCAGTCGAAAGTGCCGGTGGGACTCTGGCGCTCATCGGCCCATGCGGACATGGCCTATGTGGTGGAGACCTTCATCGATGATCTCGCCTATACGGCGGATATCGATCCGGTGTCCTACCGCCGCCGCATGATGGGGAGCGATCCGCGCTATGAAGGGGTCCTCGACCGGGTGGTGGAAGCCGCCGGCTGGCATGGGAGCCAGCAGGGCTCAGCCTTTCGCGGCGTGGCGCTGCACCGGACGCGCGGCACCTATGTGGCGATGATCGCGGAGATCGTCTTTCCCAGCGAAACGCGATTCACTGTGCGCAAAGTCTGGTGCGCGGTGGATTGCGGGATCGTCATCAACCCGCAGCTGGTACGCAGTCAGATCGAGGGCGGGCTCGGCTTCGGTCTCGGGGCGGCGCTGCGCGAGCGGGTGACCTTCGTCCATGGCCGCGTCCTGCAAAGCAACTTCCATGATTACCAGCCGCTCAAGATGAGCGAGATGCCGGAGGTGGAGGTGCATCTCGTGGACTCGGAGGCTGCGCCCACGGGCGTGGGCGAGGCCGGGGTGCCGCCGATCGCGCCGGCGGTCGCCAATGCGATCTTTGCCGGCACCGGCATTCGCATTCGCCAATTGCCGTTCAGCTCGACGCGGCTGATCCGGCGCTGA
- a CDS encoding molybdopterin cofactor-binding domain-containing protein — MAAPRNSPFLPSRRGFIKIWLGAAGGLAIGRMLPVHAEGGLVTFQPNPFVIITPDDIVTIIVKHLEMGQGIETGLAMLVADEMDAARAQIRTRFAPTDASRFHNLLAHGLQATLASTSMANAFLQYRHAGAIARAMMVGAAAKYWGIARGHVKVAAGQLISVRGHRASFGAMAARAAALEMPIAVDLKRRDEFVFVGRSFKRLDTPAKCNGSAVYAADIKREAMLVAVVARPERFGGRAMQVDEGAARAVPGVVAIVPISRGIAVVAETSWAAIKAKRLLKITWNDTDAEIRSSSEIMAHHADLAGKPGVVIREDGDIDAAAKGAATVIQADFHFPYLAHTPMETLDLVLEQAGGRARLWVASHVPGIDQANVAFELGIASHEVEVITVYAADPSVAGRPSTAMRPLRRPRSSRRWGRSGRSSSCGPGKTTSKAVTIDRPRCTG; from the coding sequence ATGGCGGCGCCCCGGAACAGCCCGTTCCTGCCGAGCCGGCGCGGATTCATCAAGATCTGGCTGGGTGCTGCCGGGGGCCTGGCGATCGGCCGCATGCTGCCGGTCCATGCGGAGGGGGGCCTCGTGACCTTCCAGCCGAACCCGTTCGTCATCATCACCCCCGACGACATCGTCACCATCATCGTCAAGCATCTGGAGATGGGGCAGGGGATCGAGACGGGGCTCGCCATGCTGGTGGCCGACGAGATGGACGCCGCCAGAGCGCAGATCCGCACCCGCTTCGCACCGACGGATGCGAGCCGCTTCCACAACCTCCTCGCCCATGGACTGCAGGCTACCCTGGCCTCGACCTCCATGGCGAACGCCTTCCTGCAATATCGCCATGCGGGGGCGATCGCGCGGGCCATGATGGTGGGTGCTGCTGCGAAATATTGGGGGATCGCCCGCGGCCATGTGAAGGTCGCCGCGGGCCAGCTGATCTCCGTGCGCGGCCATCGCGCCAGCTTCGGCGCCATGGCGGCACGGGCTGCCGCCCTGGAGATGCCGATTGCCGTGGATTTGAAGCGACGGGACGAATTCGTCTTTGTCGGGCGCTCCTTCAAGCGTCTGGATACGCCTGCCAAATGCAATGGCTCGGCGGTCTACGCCGCCGATATCAAGCGCGAGGCCATGCTCGTGGCCGTCGTCGCACGGCCCGAGCGCTTCGGCGGGCGCGCGATGCAGGTCGACGAGGGCGCTGCACGCGCAGTGCCCGGGGTGGTCGCCATCGTGCCCATCTCGCGCGGCATCGCCGTGGTCGCGGAGACGAGCTGGGCGGCCATCAAGGCGAAACGGCTGCTCAAGATCACCTGGAACGATACCGATGCCGAGATCCGGAGCAGCTCGGAGATCATGGCCCACCATGCCGATCTCGCCGGGAAACCGGGAGTGGTCATCCGCGAGGACGGCGACATCGATGCTGCGGCCAAGGGGGCGGCCACGGTCATCCAGGCCGATTTCCACTTTCCCTATCTGGCGCATACGCCCATGGAGACCCTGGACCTGGTCCTGGAGCAGGCCGGCGGCCGGGCGCGGCTCTGGGTCGCGTCGCATGTGCCAGGCATCGACCAGGCCAATGTCGCCTTCGAGCTCGGGATCGCTTCGCATGAGGTCGAGGTCATCACGGTCTATGCGGCGGATCCTTCGGTCGCCGGGCGGCCTTCGACAGCCATGCGGCCATTGAGACGGCCCAGATCGTCAAGGCGATGGGGACGGAGCGGCCGGTCAAGCTCTTGTGGACCCGGGAAGACGACATCAAAGGCGGTTACTATCGACCGGCCTCGCTGCACCGGGTGA
- a CDS encoding (2Fe-2S)-binding protein yields MRLSLRINGIAAEVETEADTPLLWILRDQLGLTGTKYGCGAGHCGSCMVLINGRAKRACLVSAAKAAKTSVVTIEGVRGPVADCVLAAWRQNDVSECGYCMSGQIISAIALLSELPRPTDAQIDAQMDGNLCRCAAYSGIRRAIRQASDSIGG; encoded by the coding sequence ATGCGACTGTCACTGCGGATCAACGGGATCGCTGCCGAAGTCGAGACGGAGGCGGATACTCCGCTGCTGTGGATCCTACGCGACCAGCTGGGCTTGACCGGCACGAAATACGGCTGCGGGGCGGGCCATTGCGGAAGCTGCATGGTGCTCATCAACGGCCGCGCCAAACGCGCCTGCCTGGTCTCGGCGGCCAAGGCGGCGAAGACCTCGGTCGTCACCATCGAAGGCGTTCGCGGTCCCGTGGCGGATTGCGTGCTGGCGGCATGGCGGCAAAACGACGTTTCCGAATGCGGCTACTGCATGAGCGGACAGATCATCTCCGCCATCGCCTTGCTGTCTGAGCTGCCCCGCCCCACGGATGCGCAGATCGATGCACAGATGGACGGCAATCTGTGCCGATGCGCCGCCTATTCGGGAATCCGCCGCGCGATCAGGCAAGCCTCCGACAGCATCGGCGGATAA
- the ribB gene encoding 3,4-dihydroxy-2-butanone-4-phosphate synthase: MTDEMILDPVDQAVAAVKAGEMVVVVDDADRENEGDLIMAAAKATPEQIAFMIRHTSGIVCTPLTAEEAKRLRLDPMVSLNDAPMGTAFTVSIDYRHGLTTGISSEERCNTVRALANGNAGADDFVRPGHVFPLIAKSGGVLMRSGHTEAAVDLARLAGFAPVGVIAELVNDDGSVKRGPEVLKFARDHGFKIISVNDLIAYRQSREKLVERTADLTVTTPIGPARAIAYATPFDTVQHLAIIFGDVSGKKCVPTRLHREDVLDDIFGQREVLTAVYKRFEAEGRGVLVYLREGAAGVPAADYSKDSEESEDATRSDRARAETWRDIGLGAQILRDLGVSSITLLATSTRHYVGLTGFGIEIEQTDQLDP, translated from the coding sequence ATGACTGATGAGATGATCCTTGATCCGGTCGACCAAGCGGTCGCAGCGGTGAAGGCCGGTGAAATGGTCGTCGTCGTGGACGATGCCGACCGCGAGAATGAGGGCGACCTCATCATGGCGGCCGCAAAAGCGACACCGGAACAGATTGCGTTCATGATCCGCCATACCAGCGGCATCGTCTGCACCCCGCTGACGGCGGAGGAGGCCAAGCGGCTGCGCCTCGACCCGATGGTGTCGCTCAACGATGCCCCGATGGGCACCGCCTTCACGGTGTCGATCGACTATCGCCACGGCCTGACCACCGGCATCTCCTCGGAAGAGCGGTGCAACACCGTGCGGGCGCTGGCGAACGGCAATGCCGGGGCCGATGATTTCGTCCGGCCGGGCCACGTCTTCCCGCTGATCGCCAAGAGCGGGGGGGTGCTCATGCGCTCCGGCCACACGGAGGCGGCGGTGGACCTGGCACGGCTGGCCGGCTTCGCCCCCGTCGGGGTGATCGCGGAACTCGTCAATGATGACGGCTCGGTGAAGCGCGGCCCCGAGGTTCTGAAATTCGCCCGGGACCATGGCTTCAAGATCATTTCCGTCAATGATCTGATCGCGTACCGGCAGTCGCGTGAGAAACTGGTTGAACGCACCGCCGACCTCACCGTCACGACCCCGATCGGGCCGGCGCGGGCGATCGCCTATGCCACCCCCTTCGATACGGTGCAGCATCTGGCCATCATCTTCGGCGATGTGAGCGGCAAGAAATGCGTGCCCACCCGGTTGCATCGCGAGGACGTGCTGGACGACATCTTCGGCCAGCGGGAGGTCCTCACCGCCGTCTATAAGCGATTCGAAGCCGAGGGCCGCGGGGTTCTGGTCTATCTGCGCGAAGGTGCAGCCGGCGTTCCCGCCGCAGATTACAGCAAGGACAGTGAGGAGAGCGAGGACGCCACCCGCAGCGACCGGGCGCGAGCGGAAACCTGGCGCGACATCGGACTGGGGGCGCAGATCCTCCGGGATCTCGGCGTTTCGTCCATCACCCTGCTGGCGACGTCGACGCGCCATTATGTGGGCCTGACCGGCTTCGGCATCGAAATCGAGCAAACCGACCAGCTCGATCCGTAA
- a CDS encoding superoxide dismutase produces MAFELPPLPYAYDALAPYMSAETLEFHHDKHHKAYVDNGNKLLEGSGLEGKSLEEVVKGSYGKNQALFNNAGQHFNHIHFWKWMRPNGGGTKVPGKLAAKIDSDLGGFDKFKESFVQAGVGQFGSGWAWLTVSKDGKLEITKTPNGENPLVHGGTPLLGVDVWEHSYYIDYRNRRPDYLKAFVENLINWEYVEELYGKVA; encoded by the coding sequence ATGGCTTTCGAACTTCCCCCCTTGCCTTACGCCTATGATGCGCTTGCGCCCTATATGTCGGCCGAGACGCTGGAGTTTCACCACGACAAGCACCACAAGGCCTATGTCGACAACGGCAACAAGCTGCTGGAAGGCTCCGGCCTCGAGGGCAAATCGCTCGAAGAGGTGGTGAAGGGTTCCTACGGGAAGAATCAGGCGCTGTTCAACAATGCCGGCCAGCATTTCAACCATATCCATTTCTGGAAGTGGATGAGGCCGAATGGCGGCGGCACCAAGGTGCCGGGCAAGCTCGCAGCCAAGATCGATTCCGACCTCGGCGGCTTCGACAAGTTCAAGGAGAGCTTCGTCCAGGCCGGCGTCGGCCAGTTCGGCTCAGGCTGGGCCTGGCTCACCGTCAGCAAGGACGGCAAGCTGGAGATCACCAAGACGCCGAATGGCGAGAACCCGCTGGTGCATGGCGGAACGCCGCTGCTGGGCGTGGACGTCTGGGAGCATTCCTACTACATCGACTATCGCAACCGGCGCCCGGACTATCTCAAGGCCTTCGTCGAGAACCTGATCAATTGGGAATATGTTGAGGAACTCTACGGAAAGGTCGCCTGA
- a CDS encoding DUF3298 and DUF4163 domain-containing protein, translated as MRNFVLSIGFLCAMSSVVAADLQRDEILRRTSDAFDITVVLPRTASLAPQLQQALDREAKDIAQTFSEQAEKDHRELSGQSAMNLAPYILRIDYQPAFVSRDAISLLKVMETYTGGAHGNVIYRGMNYDLRRKAEISASELFGIGSSADTGAALKDLTDRVRAGVKAQKQAKLGKDYDPRHDDFWLDSFVLPLETMTFVPSSQPGKIGGLAFHLGPYVVGPFSEGAYHVVVPARDLAPLLTPAWRKRFGGNPVMPFRVEDPAGGMGHFALLDTPEPGASTRSPLQLTGELPDYFYRNGKVALAVLGDDGRVIAKGDVSVDRRRRPSGTAYGMLPFRGSIALPAGATGKVTVRLGTLPKTAISFPLIVTGS; from the coding sequence ATGCGAAATTTTGTTCTTTCCATCGGTTTTCTCTGCGCGATGTCGTCCGTTGTCGCCGCCGACCTGCAGCGCGATGAGATCCTGCGCCGGACCAGTGACGCCTTCGACATCACGGTCGTTCTTCCCCGCACCGCCTCTCTGGCGCCGCAGCTGCAACAGGCCTTGGATCGCGAGGCGAAGGACATCGCCCAGACATTTTCTGAGCAGGCCGAGAAGGACCATCGCGAGCTCTCCGGCCAGTCCGCCATGAACTTGGCACCCTACATCCTGCGAATCGATTATCAGCCCGCCTTCGTCTCCCGTGATGCCATCAGCCTGTTGAAGGTCATGGAGACCTATACCGGTGGCGCTCACGGCAATGTCATCTATCGCGGGATGAACTACGATCTTCGCCGCAAAGCCGAGATTTCGGCATCCGAGCTTTTTGGCATCGGCAGCTCCGCAGACACCGGCGCCGCCCTCAAGGACTTGACCGATCGCGTCCGGGCGGGGGTGAAGGCGCAGAAGCAGGCCAAGCTCGGCAAGGATTACGATCCGCGCCACGATGATTTCTGGCTCGACAGCTTCGTCCTGCCGCTGGAGACCATGACCTTCGTGCCCTCCAGCCAGCCGGGCAAGATCGGCGGCCTGGCCTTTCATCTCGGCCCCTATGTGGTGGGCCCCTTCTCCGAGGGCGCCTATCACGTGGTGGTGCCCGCTCGCGACCTGGCGCCGTTGCTCACCCCCGCCTGGCGCAAGCGCTTCGGCGGCAATCCGGTCATGCCCTTCAGGGTCGAGGACCCCGCCGGCGGCATGGGCCACTTCGCCCTTCTCGACACCCCGGAGCCGGGCGCCAGCACCCGCTCCCCGCTGCAGCTGACAGGCGAGCTTCCCGATTACTTCTACCGCAATGGCAAAGTGGCCCTTGCCGTTCTCGGCGATGATGGTCGCGTCATCGCCAAGGGCGACGTCTCCGTTGACCGTCGCCGACGGCCCAGCGGCACGGCCTATGGCATGCTTCCCTTTCGCGGCAGCATCGCCCTGCCCGCCGGTGCCACGGGCAAGGTGACGGTCAGGCTCGGCACCCTGCCCAAGACCGCAATCTCCTTCCCGCTCATCGTCACCGGCTCCTGA
- the mobA gene encoding molybdenum cofactor guanylyltransferase MobA: MKTGGRADTIGVVLAGGRSQRMGGGDKGLLAIGGRSLLERVIARLAPQCAGVVVNANGDPARFSAFALPIAADSVPGFAGPLAGLLAGLDWAAAHHPEMPQVASVSGDCPFLPRDLVSRLAEQMQSAGAPMAIARSGARLHPTVGLWDVSLRENLREAVLQRGLRRVQDWLQSFDYVVADWETTPIDPFFNVNRPEDLQRAVQFAGLVD, encoded by the coding sequence ATGAAGACAGGTGGGCGCGCAGACACGATCGGCGTGGTGCTGGCGGGGGGACGCTCGCAGCGAATGGGCGGCGGTGACAAAGGGCTCCTCGCGATCGGCGGACGGAGCCTGCTCGAACGGGTGATCGCGCGGCTCGCGCCGCAATGTGCCGGGGTCGTTGTGAATGCCAATGGTGACCCCGCGCGGTTCTCCGCGTTCGCGCTGCCGATCGCTGCCGACAGCGTGCCGGGATTTGCCGGACCGCTGGCGGGGCTGCTGGCCGGGCTCGACTGGGCAGCGGCGCATCACCCGGAGATGCCTCAGGTGGCCAGTGTTTCCGGGGACTGCCCGTTCCTTCCCCGGGATCTGGTGTCGAGGCTCGCCGAGCAAATGCAGAGCGCCGGAGCGCCCATGGCGATCGCACGATCGGGTGCGCGACTGCATCCGACCGTCGGCCTGTGGGATGTCTCACTGCGCGAGAACTTGCGGGAAGCGGTCCTGCAGCGGGGTCTGCGCAGGGTGCAGGACTGGCTTCAGAGCTTCGATTACGTCGTCGCAGACTGGGAGACGACACCGATCGACCCCTTCTTCAACGTCAACCGGCCCGAGGACCTGCAAAGGGCGGTGCAGTTTGCGGGACTGGTCGACTGA
- the mobB gene encoding molybdopterin-guanine dinucleotide biosynthesis protein B, whose amino-acid sequence MRLIGLAGWSGAGKTTLIARIIPHFRARGLRISTLKHAHHEFDLDIPGKDSWRHRQAGATEVIISSARRWAQIHELRDAPEPALPELLARLSPVDLVIVEGFKFSAHAKVEVHRTANGRPFLYPDDPHILGLVTDVVPQDAPPCAALDDVDAIADLLLKSAQPLAALKS is encoded by the coding sequence ATGCGGCTCATCGGATTGGCAGGCTGGAGTGGCGCCGGCAAGACGACCCTCATCGCCCGCATCATCCCGCATTTCCGCGCCCGGGGCCTGCGCATCTCCACCCTGAAGCATGCCCATCACGAGTTCGATCTCGACATCCCCGGCAAGGACAGCTGGCGCCATCGCCAAGCCGGTGCGACGGAGGTCATCATCTCCTCCGCCCGTCGCTGGGCTCAGATCCACGAGCTGCGCGATGCGCCCGAGCCCGCCCTGCCGGAACTTCTCGCACGCCTGTCGCCGGTGGATCTGGTGATCGTGGAGGGCTTCAAGTTTTCCGCCCACGCCAAGGTCGAGGTTCATCGGACTGCGAATGGTCGACCCTTCCTTTACCCCGACGATCCCCATATTCTGGGGCTGGTGACGGATGTCGTTCCCCAGGACGCGCCCCCCTGCGCCGCTCTCGATGATGTGGATGCGATCGCCGATCTCCTGCTCAAATCCGCTCAGCCTCTCGCCGCCTTGAAATCATGA
- a CDS encoding sulfurtransferase TusA family protein: protein MTESKLDLIGLKCPLPVLKTRKALRALPSGSRLEVTCTDPLASIDIPNFVRESGDHLLSSERNGDLWVFLIERG, encoded by the coding sequence ATGACCGAGTCAAAGCTCGACCTCATCGGCCTGAAATGCCCTCTCCCGGTCCTCAAGACCCGCAAGGCGCTCCGGGCCCTGCCCTCGGGATCGCGTCTTGAGGTCACCTGCACGGATCCTCTTGCCTCGATCGACATCCCCAATTTCGTCCGGGAAAGCGGCGATCATCTCCTCTCTTCCGAGAGGAACGGGGATCTTTGGGTCTTTCTCATCGAGCGGGGATGA
- a CDS encoding DUF4142 domain-containing protein, whose amino-acid sequence MKSRILTSLFAVFILATPASADMDDKEFVARAIEINLAEISLGKLSLEKSKDEKVRAYGEMMISAHSAANKQAENFAKVLSLTPPTQPAEKDQTTAEALAALTGHEFDAKFLEVMIKGHEEAIALYADQADGGDEIAKFAKDTLPELEDHLKQAQAIRG is encoded by the coding sequence ATGAAGTCCCGGATCCTAACCTCCCTCTTTGCAGTCTTCATTCTCGCCACACCCGCCTCTGCCGATATGGACGACAAGGAGTTTGTTGCCCGCGCCATCGAGATCAATCTGGCGGAAATCTCCCTCGGCAAGCTGTCCCTGGAGAAATCCAAGGACGAGAAGGTGCGCGCCTATGGCGAAATGATGATCTCGGCGCACAGCGCGGCCAACAAGCAGGCCGAGAACTTCGCCAAGGTCCTCAGCCTGACGCCGCCCACGCAGCCCGCGGAGAAGGATCAGACGACCGCCGAGGCGCTCGCCGCCCTCACCGGCCATGAGTTCGACGCGAAGTTCCTTGAAGTGATGATTAAGGGCCACGAGGAGGCCATCGCACTTTATGCGGACCAGGCAGATGGCGGTGACGAGATCGCCAAATTCGCCAAGGACACGCTGCCCGAGCTTGAGGACCATCTGAAGCAGGCGCAGGCCATTCGCGGCTGA
- a CDS encoding GGDEF domain-containing protein, translated as MSSSLTLMNCFLLLAQALLYFAVMAALFRLRRRTGIGLFVCALGVMHFLENYLASVFYIALPFGVISPGSTILFSGKLVMLLLLYIREDAVTVRQPIYGLLVGNFLLVALVMILRQHEVVAVNDGRLPDMAFIDEVGLLMVWGTMLLFIDAIAIIMLYEKLGQWLGQHLLPRVMIASSLVLTFDQAGFYLALHYLYGAPVEVFLGGWVAKMGASVVFSILLVAYLHRFERMALTAEPPLNDLFQMLTYRERYESLVLKSAVDGLTGLLHRGRFEELGREATATAQKRRSHLCLLIIDIDHFKRINDQYGHAVGDKVLMLVAEVMREETDRTEQLFRVGGDEFAVLTTRPYAQAMQVAEKIRHAIAARVRYEGQPVTISIGVAQGSGNPNLPQLYMAADSCLYAAKSSGRDNVRGIEELAHGEAAAEAVRTLH; from the coding sequence ATGAGTTCGTCACTGACGTTGATGAATTGCTTCCTGCTGCTGGCGCAGGCGCTGCTTTATTTCGCGGTCATGGCAGCCCTGTTCCGCCTGCGGCGACGCACCGGCATCGGGCTCTTCGTCTGTGCGCTCGGGGTGATGCACTTCCTGGAGAATTATCTGGCCAGCGTCTTCTACATCGCGCTGCCCTTCGGAGTGATCTCGCCGGGATCGACCATCCTGTTCTCGGGCAAGCTGGTGATGCTGCTCCTGCTCTATATCAGGGAGGATGCCGTCACGGTGCGCCAGCCGATCTATGGCCTTCTGGTCGGCAATTTCCTGCTGGTCGCGCTGGTGATGATCCTCCGGCAGCACGAGGTGGTCGCGGTCAATGACGGACGCCTGCCGGACATGGCGTTCATCGACGAGGTCGGATTGTTGATGGTGTGGGGCACCATGCTCCTGTTCATCGACGCGATCGCCATCATCATGCTCTATGAAAAACTCGGACAATGGCTGGGCCAGCATCTGCTGCCGCGGGTGATGATCGCCTCCAGCCTGGTCCTGACCTTCGACCAAGCCGGATTCTATCTGGCGCTGCATTATCTGTATGGAGCGCCCGTCGAGGTCTTCCTCGGAGGGTGGGTCGCGAAGATGGGCGCCAGCGTGGTCTTCAGCATCCTGCTCGTCGCCTATCTCCATCGCTTCGAACGCATGGCCCTGACCGCAGAGCCGCCGCTCAACGATCTGTTTCAAATGCTGACCTACCGGGAGCGATATGAATCCCTGGTGCTGAAATCGGCCGTCGACGGCCTCACGGGGCTGCTGCACAGGGGACGCTTCGAGGAACTGGGCCGCGAGGCCACCGCTACGGCGCAAAAGCGGCGCTCCCATCTCTGCCTGCTCATCATCGATATCGACCATTTCAAGCGCATCAACGACCAGTACGGACATGCCGTGGGAGACAAGGTCTTGATGCTGGTGGCGGAGGTGATGCGCGAGGAGACGGATCGCACGGAGCAGCTGTTCCGGGTCGGCGGCGACGAGTTTGCGGTCCTCACCACGAGGCCCTATGCCCAGGCCATGCAGGTGGCGGAAAAGATCCGCCACGCGATCGCTGCCCGGGTGCGCTATGAGGGGCAGCCGGTGACCATCAGCATCGGCGTCGCCCAGGGGAGCGGCAATCCGAATCTTCCGCAGCTCTACATGGCCGCGGACAGCTGTCTCTATGCGGCCAAGTCGTCAGGGCGCGACAATGTGCGGGGCATCGAGGAGCTCGCGCATGGAGAGGCCGCGGCGGAAGCGGTCCGGACGCTCCACTGA
- a CDS encoding ester cyclase, which yields MGAEQTREFAERLMREVWIPYDHTAMDRFYHRDMIGHHRQQTLSFEDVGNRLQWDVPNFLESSYDIRDIVAEADKFAIRFVFECLLSATKTRFSTEVIYFYHLRDGKISEFWLLSDGDFDYKQHL from the coding sequence ATGGGTGCGGAACAGACGCGGGAGTTCGCCGAACGATTGATGCGCGAGGTGTGGATCCCTTACGACCACACCGCGATGGACCGGTTCTACCATCGCGACATGATCGGCCATCATCGGCAGCAGACCCTGAGCTTCGAGGATGTAGGCAATCGGCTGCAATGGGACGTGCCGAACTTCCTGGAATCCAGCTACGACATCCGCGACATCGTGGCGGAAGCGGACAAGTTCGCCATCCGCTTCGTCTTCGAATGCCTGCTCTCGGCCACGAAAACGCGGTTTTCGACGGAGGTGATCTATTTCTATCACCTGAGGGACGGCAAAATTTCCGAATTCTGGCTGCTGAGCGACGGCGACTTCGATTATAAGCAGCATCTTTGA